The genomic segment ATCCGATCCACGACCTGTCCCCCACACTCCAGATGTGCCCCCTGTTGGAGCGCCTCATGAATCCACTCCATCGCACGTTCTGTTTCACGCGGATTGATCATGGCGGAATAGTCCGCGTCCTCAGAGAGTGAATCACCACCGCGAAGTGCTCGTGTTTGTTCAACAAAACGTTGGACGAAATCTTGATAGATTTCTTTGGCCACATAAATTCTTTGCACAGAGATACATACCTGCCCAGAGTAAGCGAAGGCACCAAAAACGCATCGGGGAATCACTTCATTCAGCTGCACATCACGATCAACGATCACGGCCGAATTCGATCCCAGCTCGAGCGTGACTCTTTTCATGCCCGCTCGATTGCGTATGTCCAGCCCAACACTAGGGCTCCCTGTAAACGTCACCGCCCTGACTCTCGGGTCAGTCACGATTTTATCGCCAACACTCGCCCCACTGCCCGTGATCACATTTAGGGCGCCAGCGGGCACACCAGCTTGCTCTGCGAGCTCTGCCAGAAACAATGCGCTAAGCGGTGTCTGTGATGCAGGCTTGAGAACAACAGTATTGCCAGCAGCGAGAGCAGGTCCGACCTTATGGGCAACGAGATTCATGGGAAAGTTAAAGGGTGTAATGGCCCCAATGACTCCCAATGGTTCACGCACGGTATAAGCCAAGCGTCCTTCTCCGCCGATAGCTGCATCGAGTGGTACGGTTTCTCCGTGGAGGCGTTTGGCTTCCTCTGCTGCAAACTTATACGTCTGAATGGTTCGAATCACTTCACCGCGGGCAGTTCTAATGGGTTTCCCCGCTTCTATTGCGATGATCCGTGCCGCTTCCTCCAAACGTTCATTCATCAGAATCGAGATTTTTTCAAGCAGGAAGGCGCGTTGATAGGCAGGAAGGCGCCGCATGACGGCTGTCGCTTCGTGGGCCGCATCAATTGCTTTTTCAACCAATGATGAGTCTGCTTGCGAAATTTGTGCAATTTCTAGACCCGTACATGGAGAGAGTAGCGGTGCATGAGCAGTGGCTGGCACCCATTCTCCCCCGATAAAGCACGTTTTTTTCATCGGCATATCCCCACTCTCTCAATGATTGGCGTTCACCTTCCAATCATTCTCCCTCCTACGCGTACCTTCCTGTCTTGATTTTGAAATATTTGGATATCTCTTTACTCTTTCACACTTTCAGCCACACCGCACCATTCCAGTAACGTAAGCGCAAAGATCTCAGCACAACGGAATACCTCATCCAAAACGATGTATTCATTCGGGTAGTGTGCAACCTGTGTGACTCCAGGTCCGACAACAATCGCTGGCGTATTGGCCAAAGCAGTCAACAAACCGCCATCTGTTCCCCAAGGCGATGCTTCCACAATGGCTCGATCTCCCGTCACAGCTTCAAACTGCGCTTGCAGAATGTCCATCAACGGATGATCGAGCTCCACTGCTCCCGGAACCCAGCGAGCGCCGAACCACTCCAGCTCGACAGGCTGTTCAGCAAACCACGGGTCGACCTCTGCCAGCTTTTTGAGTGCTGCTGCCATTTCCGCTTTGGCATCGTCCATCTGCTCTCCTGGGGCAACCCCCATCCTTCCTTCCAGCTTGACGAGATCAGCTACAGACGATGGCCACTTGCCCCCCTCAATCACCCCGAGATTAATCGGGATTGGAATGGGCAGCTTGGCGTAGAGCGGATCGTCGAGTCGATCGTTACGCTCTTTTTCCAATTGGCCAATGGCTTGAACGACGAGCATGCTTTTTTCGATGGCACTGACTCCCTCGTAGCGGGTCCCTCCGTGAGCAGAACGCCCTTTGACGGTCAATCTAAACCACATGGAGCCTTGCTGCTTCGGGAAAATTTTCATGTTGGTCGGCTCTGGAATCAGGGCAGCATCCGCCTTGTAACCGCGAATGATCGTCGCCAATGTTCCTGCACCACCGCTTTCTTCTTCTACAACGCTCTGAAAAATGACGTCGCCTTTCAGTTGCACACCCAACTTCTGTAGAACCTGGATTGCCAACAGCGAAGATAAGTTTCCACCCTTCATGTCCGTTGCTCCACGTCCGTAAAGCTTGCCGTCTTCAACCTTCCCGCTAAACGGATCATCGCTCCACTGTGCCAGATCGCCTGCGGGCACTACATCCACATGTCCGTTTAGAATGATGGAACGCCCATCTCCTTGCCCCTTCCACACACCGACGACATTCGGGCTGCCTTCAAACGTCGTACGCGGGGAGACAAAATACGGATGTGACACCAACTCTTCGCCTTCCATGACCCACAAGTCAACGTCCAGCCCCATCTGCCCCAAAAGCTCCGCAATACTTTGCTGGATGGATTGCTCTTCCCCTTGTACGCTCGGGCTTTTTACCCATTGCTGCAGCAGTTGAACCGCAGCCTCACGATCTTTTTCCAATTGCTCCCGTATAAGCGCCTGCCAGTTTGCCATGTTTATCCCCCGTTCCATGGTTTTGTCTTTGCTTAGCGGAAAACGCCAACCTCTCCGTCCATCTTGAGTTCGGCTTCCGTTGCTCCAATCACGTCAGCGACACTGTATGGATACATGACCTCTCGTAGATACAAACCGTCTGGCATGACCTCCATGACTGCCATGTCGGTGATAATCAAGTCCGCAGCTTTTGTCGCGGTTAACGGCAGCGAGCATTCCCGAACGATTTTCGAACGTCCGTTTTTATCCAGATGCGTAGTCACAACCATGACCTTCTTAGCCTTTTGTGCCAGCTCCATGGCTCCTCCCATGCCAGGGACACGTTTGCCTGGGACGATCCAGTTGGCAATGTCACCATTTTGGCTTACTTCCAGGACTCCTAAAATCGTCATGTCCAATAGTCCACGGCGAATGATGGCAAAAGCAGTCGCACTGTCAAAAAAGGATGCCCCTGTGGCGAGCGTGACAGGAAAACCACCCGCATTGCAAAGCATGGCGTTCTCCTCCCCTTTCGCAGGGCTCGGTCCTGTACCGAGAATGCCGTTCTCCGCGTGAAACATGACCCGTTTGTCAGCTGGGATAAAATCCGCAACCAACGTTGGAATGCCGATTCCCAGGTTAATGATCATGCCGTCTTCTACTTCCATTGCTGCGCGGCGGGCAATACGTTCACGATAGCTCTCGGTTTCTTTTATTTCTCCCATGCCCATTGCCAGTTCACCCCTTCACTTTGGACGATAAAGTTCACGAAAACGCCCGGGGTGACGATTTCTTCCGGGTCGATCATGCCTACCTCGACAATCTCATCCGCTTCCACGATCGTAATGTCTCCGGCCATCGCCACTAACGGATTGAAATTGCGTGCACTAGTATCAAACACCAAATTGCCAAAACGATCCGCTTTTTTCGCATGCACGATAGCCACTTCGGCAGTGAGCGGTGTCTCCAATAGATATTCCTTTCCATCCAGGACGACCTTCTGCTTCCCTTTTTCCGCGATCGTCCCGATGCCTACATCCGATAGAATGCCTCCCAGACCGACTCCACCTGCCCGTACACGCTCTGCAAGTATCCCCTGCGGGCAGAACTCTACTTCCAGCTCTCCAGCCGTCATTTGGGCCCCTGCGTTCGGATTTGAGCCAATATGGGAAGCTATCACTTTTTTGACGCGCTTTTCGGTCACCAGCTTGCCAATTCCAATATGCGGGAAAGCAGTATCGTTACTGATCAGCGTCAGATCACGCACGCCCCTATCCAAAATCCCCTGAATCAATGTAGGCGGGTTGCCTACCCCACCGAATCCCCCTGCCAACAGCGTCATCCCATCGCGAAAATGGGTGAGCGCTTCGGACAGGGAGACGACCTTTTCAAATCGGTTTGTCATTCTCGTTCCTCCTTCTCTATCCGATCAGTGCCTTGTCTTGGAGCTCTTGCTGAACAGCTATCACCGCTTCTTTCAGCAGAGATATCAGCTCATCGATTTGCTCCATAGTAATAGTCAGTGGAGGTGAGATGATGACAGCGTCTCCTGCCATCCCTTCGATTCCGCCCATTGCCGGATAAATAAGCAAGCCTTTTTCAAATGCTTTTTCAATGACCTTCACGCCTACACCTTGAGAAAGAGCAAACGGTTCTTTTGTCTGCTTGTTTTTCACAAATTCCAGCGCGCACAGCATGCCAAGACCACGTGCATCTCCAATCAACGGGAGCTCGTCGGCCAGTTCTTTTAGGCGGGCAAGCAAATAGACACCTTGTTTTGCTGCTTTGTCGACTAGCTGATGCTTCTCCACATAGTCGAGGACAGCCAGAGAAACAGCAGCAGATTGTGGATTGGCGCTATACGTATGTCCTGCCATAATCGAGCCGCTGCCTTTTGTAATGGTCTCAATAATTGCGTCCGAAACAATCGTAGCAGCCATAGGCGTGTAACCGGCACTCATCCCTTTGCCCAATGCCATCAGGTCAGGTACGACGCCCCAATGGTCGATTCCAAACGCTTTCCCCGTGCGGCCTACCCCTGTCATCACTTCGTCTGCGATAAACAAAACCTCATACTTGTCGCAAATCTCGCGAATGCGTTGGAAGTAACCGTCTGGCGGAACAACCGCTCCCCCAGAAGCGCCAATGACAGGCTCTGCGATGAATGCCGCTACCTGCTCTGGTCCGACGCGCAAAATCGCGGTCTCCAGCTCGTTTGCACACGCAAGCGCATACGATTCGAGGGACATGTCTTCTGGCTTGCGATACGGATATGGGCCTGTGATTGCCGGATAGTCAGCCAATAATGGAGTGAACCGCTTTCTGCGCAAGACGTGTCCAGACATCGAAAGTGCACCCATCGTAATCCCGTGATAGCTCATCCAGCGGGAGATAATCCGGTTTTTCGTTGGTCTTCCTTTTTCCTGCCAGTACTGAATCGCGATTTTTTGTGCAGTCTCCGTTGCTTCCGAGCCGCTGCTGACAAAGAACGTCCAGTTCAATGAGCCTGGTGCCCACTCAGCCAGCTTCGCAGCCAGCTTCTCCACAGCATCGCTGCTAAAATGCGACCGGTATACAAAGGAAACCTCCTTGGCTTGCGCATACATCGCCTCAGCCACTTCTTCTACACCGTGACCAATGCTTGCCGTCACCGCTCCACTGGAACCGTCGATGTAACGATTCCCCTCTTTATCGTAAAGATAGATGCCTTTTCCGTGAGAAATAACTGGATACTCTTTGCCCAATTCAGGCTTGATTACATAGCTTTTCGTCATTTTCCTCGCCACCTCGCTTATTCTCTACCTCTATCCTAGCTGACCAGCACGCAAGAGCCATCCTACGTGCTGGCAAAAAAACATGGAAAAGAGACAAAATCTTTTGTACATTTTGTATAAGAGAACCTTTACCGAGGCTTTTGGAGGAGATACCTGATGACCATCACGATAAGAGAAGCGCTGCAACTGCCGGACATGGTTCACACCAGGCTGATCGCAGGAGCAGGCGGACTGGACAATCCGATTCGTTGGGTGACAATTGTCGAGGTGCTGGAGGATACGAGTCGCTTGCAGGAAGGCGAATTTTTAATTACAACCGGCTTTGGGCTGGCTGAACATACGGAAAAGCTCGCTTCTTTTATTCCTTCGTTGGCGAAGCAAAAGCTGAGTGGCGTGGCGATTCATACGGGCTTTTATTTACGAGAAATTCCCGAGACCTTTTTGACTTTGGCGGATCACTATCAGCTTCCATTGATTGAAATTCCCACGGAAATTAACTTTTCGACCATAACCAAAGCCATCTTGCAGCCGATCATGAATCGGCAATTTGAGACGCTGGCCTATTCCTCGGCGATTCATAACCGAATGATTGACGCTGCTCTGTCCAAAGGAGGCCTTCCCGCCATCGCTGGCGAGCTCGCTGCACTTACGGGAGGCGTCGTATCGCTCATCGATGCATTAGGCTTTGAAGTCACACAGCATGGCAGTTCGGAAGCACAGTCGCATGATCAGTCCCAGGAGATCGCACATCGTGTGCCGATTCGCGCCAATCGCGAGCATTTTGGCACGTTGACCTTAACAAAGCCCGAGCACGCCTGGAAAGAGCTCGATGACGTCGCTCTACAGCATGCCTCTACCTTGTGTGCACTTGAATATGTAAAGGAAAGGGCCGTAGCTGCAACGGAATGGCGGTTAAAAGGGGATTTTGTGGAGGAGTTGCTGAACGGGCAGCAGATGACCCATACGGAGCTGGAGAGCCGTTGTCGCATGCTGGGGTACCCGCTTGCTGGACATCATCTCTGTGTCGCTGTTCGCGTAGAGGTCGCCGATCAGACGATGCTCGGAGACATGCATCAAAGTGTCATTACGTTGATGCGGAGGCTTAGCGACCGTCATCAGCGCTCTTATTTGCTTCGCGAGCGGCCACATTGCCTCTTGTTTATTTTGCCGGATGATCAGACGAGCCTACGCTTGTTGGAACAGCTCACATCCCGCTGGAGAGGCCTGCACCCTTCACTTGACCTACAAATCGCACTGAGCAATCCCTGTGAGCAATTGCCAAACGTCGTCAGTGCCTCCGAAGAAGCGATGTTTGCTCTACAAGCGTATCCGCTGTTGGCCGAATCCCCGCAAATTTTGCGATACCGGGATATGCAGGGCTATCAGTTTTTGTTTCCGTATCATCGTGAAAAAGAAAGCTTGCTCCGCCTGTGGAACCCATTGCTGGACCCATTAATCCGCTATGATACGAAATACAATCAACAGCTTCTCGAAACACTTGAGGTTTATTTGGCCCAGAATGGAAACGGTCTACAGACCTCGCAAGCCTTGTATATCCATCGACATACGCTCAAGTACCGGTTAACCCAAATTGAAGAAAAAACAGGCTACCGCCTGGAGGATGCTCATCAACGCTGGCAGCTTCAGTTGGCCTTGATGGCCCGTCGTCTGCAACAGCAGT from the Brevibacillus brevis genome contains:
- a CDS encoding aldehyde dehydrogenase family protein yields the protein MKKTCFIGGEWVPATAHAPLLSPCTGLEIAQISQADSSLVEKAIDAAHEATAVMRRLPAYQRAFLLEKISILMNERLEEAARIIAIEAGKPIRTARGEVIRTIQTYKFAAEEAKRLHGETVPLDAAIGGEGRLAYTVREPLGVIGAITPFNFPMNLVAHKVGPALAAGNTVVLKPASQTPLSALFLAELAEQAGVPAGALNVITGSGASVGDKIVTDPRVRAVTFTGSPSVGLDIRNRAGMKRVTLELGSNSAVIVDRDVQLNEVIPRCVFGAFAYSGQVCISVQRIYVAKEIYQDFVQRFVEQTRALRGGDSLSEDADYSAMINPRETERAMEWIHEALQQGAHLECGGQVVDRMLQPTVLTGVPADAKVSCQEVFGPVVLINPVESVRQGITMVNDSRYGLQAGVYTNNLSLALEAAEELRVGGVMVNDIPTFRVDHMPYGGVKESGLGREGVRYAIEEMTELKFVAIKR
- a CDS encoding peptidase, whose amino-acid sequence is MANWQALIREQLEKDREAAVQLLQQWVKSPSVQGEEQSIQQSIAELLGQMGLDVDLWVMEGEELVSHPYFVSPRTTFEGSPNVVGVWKGQGDGRSIILNGHVDVVPAGDLAQWSDDPFSGKVEDGKLYGRGATDMKGGNLSSLLAIQVLQKLGVQLKGDVIFQSVVEEESGGAGTLATIIRGYKADAALIPEPTNMKIFPKQQGSMWFRLTVKGRSAHGGTRYEGVSAIEKSMLVVQAIGQLEKERNDRLDDPLYAKLPIPIPINLGVIEGGKWPSSVADLVKLEGRMGVAPGEQMDDAKAEMAAALKKLAEVDPWFAEQPVELEWFGARWVPGAVELDHPLMDILQAQFEAVTGDRAIVEASPWGTDGGLLTALANTPAIVVGPGVTQVAHYPNEYIVLDEVFRCAEIFALTLLEWCGVAESVKE
- a CDS encoding 3-oxoacid CoA-transferase subunit B, whose amino-acid sequence is MGMGEIKETESYRERIARRAAMEVEDGMIINLGIGIPTLVADFIPADKRVMFHAENGILGTGPSPAKGEENAMLCNAGGFPVTLATGASFFDSATAFAIIRRGLLDMTILGVLEVSQNGDIANWIVPGKRVPGMGGAMELAQKAKKVMVVTTHLDKNGRSKIVRECSLPLTATKAADLIITDMAVMEVMPDGLYLREVMYPYSVADVIGATEAELKMDGEVGVFR
- a CDS encoding 3-oxoacid CoA-transferase subunit A, translating into MTNRFEKVVSLSEALTHFRDGMTLLAGGFGGVGNPPTLIQGILDRGVRDLTLISNDTAFPHIGIGKLVTEKRVKKVIASHIGSNPNAGAQMTAGELEVEFCPQGILAERVRAGGVGLGGILSDVGIGTIAEKGKQKVVLDGKEYLLETPLTAEVAIVHAKKADRFGNLVFDTSARNFNPLVAMAGDITIVEADEIVEVGMIDPEEIVTPGVFVNFIVQSEGVNWQWAWEK
- a CDS encoding aspartate aminotransferase family protein, whose product is MTKSYVIKPELGKEYPVISHGKGIYLYDKEGNRYIDGSSGAVTASIGHGVEEVAEAMYAQAKEVSFVYRSHFSSDAVEKLAAKLAEWAPGSLNWTFFVSSGSEATETAQKIAIQYWQEKGRPTKNRIISRWMSYHGITMGALSMSGHVLRRKRFTPLLADYPAITGPYPYRKPEDMSLESYALACANELETAILRVGPEQVAAFIAEPVIGASGGAVVPPDGYFQRIREICDKYEVLFIADEVMTGVGRTGKAFGIDHWGVVPDLMALGKGMSAGYTPMAATIVSDAIIETITKGSGSIMAGHTYSANPQSAAVSLAVLDYVEKHQLVDKAAKQGVYLLARLKELADELPLIGDARGLGMLCALEFVKNKQTKEPFALSQGVGVKVIEKAFEKGLLIYPAMGGIEGMAGDAVIISPPLTITMEQIDELISLLKEAVIAVQQELQDKALIG
- a CDS encoding PucR family transcriptional regulator; this encodes MTITIREALQLPDMVHTRLIAGAGGLDNPIRWVTIVEVLEDTSRLQEGEFLITTGFGLAEHTEKLASFIPSLAKQKLSGVAIHTGFYLREIPETFLTLADHYQLPLIEIPTEINFSTITKAILQPIMNRQFETLAYSSAIHNRMIDAALSKGGLPAIAGELAALTGGVVSLIDALGFEVTQHGSSEAQSHDQSQEIAHRVPIRANREHFGTLTLTKPEHAWKELDDVALQHASTLCALEYVKERAVAATEWRLKGDFVEELLNGQQMTHTELESRCRMLGYPLAGHHLCVAVRVEVADQTMLGDMHQSVITLMRRLSDRHQRSYLLRERPHCLLFILPDDQTSLRLLEQLTSRWRGLHPSLDLQIALSNPCEQLPNVVSASEEAMFALQAYPLLAESPQILRYRDMQGYQFLFPYHREKESLLRLWNPLLDPLIRYDTKYNQQLLETLEVYLAQNGNGLQTSQALYIHRHTLKYRLTQIEEKTGYRLEDAHQRWQLQLALMARRLQQQLYPTNR